The DNA window TTCGGGGTCCAGGGGAAGAACACCAAATTCACATTCACCAGATCGGATGGGACCACCCTGTACACCACCAGCGATCTCGCATACCACCTGGACAAATTCACCAGGGCGGACCGTGTCATAGACGTTTTGGGCGAGGACCAGAAGCTGGGCTCTAAGCAGCTCTGCTCCGCGTTGGAGATTCTTGGCAGCGACAGGATGCCCGAGCCTCTGTTCTACGCTTTCGTTTCTCTTCCTGAAGGCAAGATGTCCACCAGGAAAGGGGTCGTCGTCTATCTGGACGATCTCATAGACGAGGCCGTCGAGCGCGCTTATGCCGAGATTTCCAAAAGGCGCTCCGACATGTCCGAGGAGAGGATGAGGGAGATCGCCAGGGTGATCGGCGTCGGAGCCATAAGATACAACATCGTCCGCGTCCAGCCCGAGAAGCAGTTCGTCTTCAAGTGGGAGGACGCCCTCAACTTCGACGGGAATTCGGGCCCCTATATCCAATACGTCCACGCCAGAGCCTGCAGCATGCTCAGGAAGGCAGGCGATTTCGAGCGCGATGTCGATCCTTCAAAGCTTACCGACGAATATGAGCTGAAGCTGGTCAAAGCGCTGTCGAAGTACGGTTCGGTCATCAGGAAAGCAGGCGACGAGATGAAAGTCCATCTTATGCCCGCTTATGGCCATGAGGTAGCGTCGGCTTTCAACCAGTTCTATGCCGCCGTGTCCGTTCTGGATGCCGGCCCCCGCAGGAACGCGAGGCTGACTCTGGTCGAGTGCGCCAAGACGGTCCTCGCCGATGTCCTCGATTGCCTCGGCATGGGGGCTCCAGAGGAGATGTGAGCATGGAGGTCCGTCCCCTCAGAATCAAAGACATCGATGCCGTCCGCGAGCTGGAATTGAAGTGCATACGCGAATACTTCGCAGAGACTCTGGAGAACAAGTGGGAGGATCTTCCCAAAGAGTGGAAGGACGGTCTCGGCGCAAGCAGCAGGAGGCATTTCAAGGCATATCTGGACAGCGGGCTGAGCTTCGTCGCCGAGGAGGACGGGGAGATCGTCGGATTCATCTTCGCGCAGATGCTCCACCACATCTGCGACGAGGACAATCTCCTGTGGATAGAGAACATGGGCGTGCACCCTTATTTCAGGCGCAATCTGATCGGATACAAGCTGCTCAGGGAATGCGTCAAGGCAGGCCGCGATCAGGGAGCGACGGTCGCGCACAGCATGATCCAGGAGAGCAATGCGCCATCCATCCTTCTTCACAAGAAAATCGGGTTCTTCATGGACTGGCGCGAAGTTGCGCTTTTGGATCTGAGAGATCCCAAACTGAAACTCTGATGCGTTCCTTTCCGGAACAAAAAAACTGATGCTGGGGTTTGACCCCCAGCGGTTTCATTCTTTCTTCTTCTTTTCCGAGAGGTATCTCTTCCTCTCGGTGGAAGGCGCAGGCTGCGAAGGCGCTTTCTTTGCCGCTTTCTTGGCGGCCTTTTCCGCTTCGAGCTGCTCAAAGGTCATGTCCATCTTCTTCTTGGGCTTCTCGCGCATCTTAATGAATATGATTATCGCGATGGCGATGACCGCAACGATGATCACGACGTAGGTCGTCCAGTTGGACAGGACATTTTTGGCCACATCCACGGTCGTGGTGTACTCGCTGGGGGTGAAATCCACTCCGTTGGGGCCGACGCATTTCACGGTGAATCTGTGGGTCCCTTCGGTCTTGTAATCGCTGAGATTCACGTTCACTCTCGTGGTAGAAGCTTCGTCAAGCCCTTCGGCGATGGCGACGCCTTTCATCTCTTTGATTACCTTACCGTTCTCGGTCACGGTGACATCGATCGTGCACGCTTCCGCCGTGTTTCTGACGTCGAAGTAAATCGATCCGCCGCTGAACGTATCGAAGCTTCCGGTCCCATTGCCGGTGATGCTGAGGTCGGCATCCGACGCGGGCGCGGAGACCAGAATCAGCGCCAAAACGGCGATGGCGGCGATTGCTGCTTGGATCAGCCTCATGTGATTATCTCCTCTACGCGTTCCTGCTCTATGGCGCGTCTGATCTCCATGGAGAGCCTCCTTCCGGATGACATCTCCTTCCTCCACAGGGTGTTCCCGTAAGGGTGGCCGACGGACATGTGGACGTTGGTTCCGCCCCCGATCCTGGGTGCTACGTCGTAGATGTGGAACTTCAGGTCTTTGTCCACGCAAGTCTGCAGGCAGAAAGGCCCGATGATCCCGGGGTCATAGAATTTCTTCGTCGCCGCGACGTACTTCTCGGCCAGTTCGAACGCTTTGTCCAGGAGGGATTCCCTCAGGGTAGCGGAGTTGTGGCCGCACACAGTGTATTCCGGGATGATGCCGTCGTTCTCCAGCTCGACCTGCTGCTTTCCGGGGAGCCTGCAATAGCCGTCCAGCGAGCTCTCGAATCTCCAATCGATACCCAGAAGCTCTACGTTGGCTCCTTTCTCTTCGAGCGGGGAGTAGAAGAAGTCGAGGTTGAAGACGGGGCCGATGATGTACTGTTCCATCCTCGCGTGCTCCAGGAAATTCTCCTCGATGACGCCTTGCTTGATGAGCTCGGTGGATTTCTCCACGAACTGGTCGTAATCCTTGGCGGTGAAGAATCCTCTCTCAAGCTTTTTCACTTTGTGGTGGACTTTGATTATGGTGAGGCCGTCTATGTCCTCGGGTTTCTCGACCTTTTTGGGGAAAGGCATGCCGGCCTGTTCGAGAAGCCAGTAGTAGTCTCTCTCGTCGCCTCTCTCCTCCGATCTGAGCAGGTTCCTGCTTCCGACCATCGGCATCTTGAAGTCATTCTCGACCGCATCGATGCCGCAGTAGGAGACGAAGGATCTGTTGGGCACGAACAGGACGTTCTTGTCCATCAGGCTTTTCTGGACGTCGGGATTCAGGATGCTGCTGAATTTGTCCAGAATCACGGGTTCGTCGACGACGCCCCTCACTATGTTGCCTTGCGCGTCCCTCTGGGATCTGAAGTATTTCGAGAAGGTCGCATCCCTCCCGCGCTGGCATATCGCAACGGTCCTGAACCCTTCGGATATGGCTCCGTCGCAGGTGTCCAGCGCCGAATGGGATGCTACGACCCCAATCTTGGCATCTTTGAGATTGTATCTCTCAAGGTTGCCGAGAATTTCATCTCTGCTGATCATTTATCATTCCTCTGTTGTGTGATTGCCCATTCGTTATATGATGTTCGCGTTCGGCTCTGGCGGTATTTGGAAGCCAGATCGGCCAGATTCGCCGGCTCAGACTTGGGTATCGCTCCGAAGACCCCTTTGAAATATCTGTTGCGGTTGTTGTGGTTCCTCTGGGTGCGCTCTATCTCGGTGA is part of the Candidatus Methanomethylophilaceae archaeon genome and encodes:
- a CDS encoding GNAT family N-acetyltransferase is translated as MEVRPLRIKDIDAVRELELKCIREYFAETLENKWEDLPKEWKDGLGASSRRHFKAYLDSGLSFVAEEDGEIVGFIFAQMLHHICDEDNLLWIENMGVHPYFRRNLIGYKLLRECVKAGRDQGATVAHSMIQESNAPSILLHKKIGFFMDWREVALLDLRDPKLKL
- a CDS encoding formate--phosphoribosylaminoimidazolecarboxamide ligase family protein; translated protein: MISRDEILGNLERYNLKDAKIGVVASHSALDTCDGAISEGFRTVAICQRGRDATFSKYFRSQRDAQGNIVRGVVDEPVILDKFSSILNPDVQKSLMDKNVLFVPNRSFVSYCGIDAVENDFKMPMVGSRNLLRSEERGDERDYYWLLEQAGMPFPKKVEKPEDIDGLTIIKVHHKVKKLERGFFTAKDYDQFVEKSTELIKQGVIEENFLEHARMEQYIIGPVFNLDFFYSPLEEKGANVELLGIDWRFESSLDGYCRLPGKQQVELENDGIIPEYTVCGHNSATLRESLLDKAFELAEKYVAATKKFYDPGIIGPFCLQTCVDKDLKFHIYDVAPRIGGGTNVHMSVGHPYGNTLWRKEMSSGRRLSMEIRRAIEQERVEEIIT